In one Argonema galeatum A003/A1 genomic region, the following are encoded:
- a CDS encoding PCP reductase family protein, giving the protein MRNSDFTGALEWTPEAKAKLKNIPFFARAQARQRIEQLTREAEQEVVTVEIVEQARSEFGQ; this is encoded by the coding sequence ATGCGAAATTCTGATTTTACAGGTGCTTTGGAATGGACGCCTGAAGCTAAGGCGAAGCTGAAAAATATTCCTTTTTTTGCGCGCGCTCAAGCTCGACAGCGAATTGAGCAATTGACCCGTGAGGCAGAACAAGAAGTCGTGACGGTTGAGATTGTTGAACAGGCAAGATCTGAGTTTGGTCAGTAA
- a CDS encoding GAF domain-containing protein, giving the protein MWQIVKNVFSPSQYMPHGHCYLWQTPLVWLHVVSDLLIALAYFSIPVMLIYFIYKRRDVPFMGIFALFGAFIIFCGTGHLLEIWTLWHSAYWLSGIEKATTALISCYTAGQMITLLPQFLSLKTPQELEVINRKLQREISDRENVELALWHAYEDLESKVQERTAELTESNACLEAQIRERMAAESALQEREIRLSQQQASKLELAKSDRIYQVNIGDALREITEIATRTLNVEWGSVWFYNEDKSAMCCGNLYKLTANQHSDGLKLKVDDYPNYFKALNAEQAIAAVDANTDPRTQEFSESYLIPLGISSILDVPITHQGRVEGVISLSHQGTQRNWTLDEQNFASYLAQIAALAMESRDRILAQEALHKQLKRERLVGTMLSSIRSSLNLESVLQTSVDEVRQFLQTDRTIVYRFNPDWSGFVVVESVGKDWMPTLEMDIQDNCFLEKYVPLYKEGRIGAISDVENSSLNPCHIKLLSQLQVKANLVIPILQAEEATQNPKCGGTTKNQCNLWGLLIAHHCSSSREWQEFEIECLKELNVQLAIALQQCTLFEQAQTELSDRKQAEAALRLSEAREREKAQQLEVTLRQLKSTQAQIVQSEKMASLGQMVAGVAHEINNPVSFIYSNVTPAIEYSHYLLSAIDLYQQHCPQPPAAIKEQIEAGEFNFIKEDFIKLLQSMKTGAERIKKIVLSLRNFSHLDEADRKAANLNQDIESTLMILQHRLKPQPKRCAIEVIREYGKLPLVECYPGQLNQVFMNLLSNAIDALEERLQREPNFTPQIRICTEVKNNSDKSNIKSAIVRIADNGAGISEKVKQRIFDPFFTTKPVGKGTGLGLSISHQIIVEKHQGRLECYSQLGQGTEFLIEFNFCAYNTDSV; this is encoded by the coding sequence ATGTGGCAAATTGTAAAAAATGTATTCTCACCGAGTCAGTATATGCCTCACGGTCACTGCTACCTGTGGCAAACGCCTCTAGTCTGGCTGCACGTAGTTAGTGACTTGCTGATTGCTCTAGCTTACTTTTCAATTCCGGTAATGCTCATCTATTTCATTTATAAGCGGCGTGACGTTCCCTTTATGGGAATATTTGCTTTATTTGGTGCATTTATTATTTTCTGCGGTACAGGCCACTTGCTAGAAATTTGGACGCTGTGGCATTCCGCCTATTGGCTGTCGGGGATTGAGAAAGCAACTACTGCCCTCATTTCTTGCTACACGGCTGGACAGATGATAACGCTACTGCCACAGTTTCTATCTTTAAAAACTCCCCAAGAATTAGAGGTAATTAATCGTAAGTTACAGCGGGAAATCAGCGATCGCGAAAATGTAGAATTAGCGCTGTGGCACGCCTATGAAGACTTGGAATCTAAAGTGCAAGAGCGCACAGCAGAGTTGACAGAAAGCAACGCTTGTTTAGAAGCACAAATTAGGGAAAGAATGGCGGCTGAATCGGCTTTGCAGGAACGAGAAATACGTTTGAGCCAACAACAAGCTAGCAAGCTAGAACTAGCAAAAAGTGACCGGATCTACCAGGTAAATATCGGCGATGCGTTGAGAGAGATTACGGAAATAGCAACCCGTACCCTGAATGTCGAGTGGGGAAGCGTTTGGTTTTACAACGAAGATAAATCAGCAATGTGCTGTGGGAATCTCTACAAACTGACGGCGAACCAACACAGCGATGGTTTAAAACTGAAGGTTGATGACTATCCTAACTATTTCAAAGCTTTGAATGCAGAACAGGCGATCGCAGCAGTTGATGCCAATACCGATCCGCGCACTCAAGAGTTTAGCGAATCTTACTTGATTCCTTTGGGTATATCCTCAATCTTAGACGTTCCCATTACCCATCAAGGACGAGTTGAGGGCGTAATTTCTTTGTCACATCAGGGAACACAGAGAAATTGGACGCTCGACGAACAAAATTTCGCTAGCTATTTGGCACAGATCGCAGCTTTAGCGATGGAATCGCGCGATCGCATTCTAGCTCAAGAAGCTTTGCACAAGCAATTAAAGCGAGAGCGGTTGGTGGGGACGATGCTCTCGAGCATTCGCTCTTCCCTGAATTTAGAGTCAGTTCTGCAAACATCTGTTGATGAAGTGCGGCAATTTTTGCAAACAGACCGGACAATAGTTTACCGCTTTAACCCCGACTGGAGTGGATTTGTGGTAGTTGAGTCAGTGGGTAAAGATTGGATGCCTACGCTGGAAATGGATATTCAAGACAACTGTTTTCTGGAAAAATATGTTCCCCTTTACAAAGAGGGTCGCATTGGAGCCATCTCGGATGTGGAGAATAGCAGTTTAAATCCTTGCCACATTAAGCTACTCAGTCAGTTGCAGGTTAAAGCCAACTTAGTTATTCCAATTTTACAAGCAGAAGAGGCCACCCAAAATCCCAAATGTGGGGGGACAACTAAAAACCAATGTAACCTCTGGGGTTTACTCATTGCCCATCATTGTAGCAGTAGTCGAGAGTGGCAGGAATTTGAGATCGAGTGTCTCAAAGAGTTGAACGTGCAGTTGGCGATCGCACTTCAGCAATGCACCCTCTTTGAACAGGCGCAAACCGAACTAAGCGATCGCAAACAAGCAGAAGCAGCTTTGCGCCTATCTGAAGCTAGAGAACGGGAAAAAGCACAACAGCTTGAAGTCACCCTGCGTCAACTCAAAAGTACCCAAGCGCAGATCGTTCAAAGCGAAAAAATGGCATCATTAGGGCAAATGGTGGCCGGAGTCGCTCACGAAATTAACAATCCCGTCAGCTTTATCTACAGCAACGTTACTCCAGCGATCGAATATTCCCATTACCTGTTGAGTGCGATCGATCTCTACCAGCAACACTGCCCCCAACCACCAGCAGCAATTAAGGAGCAGATTGAAGCGGGTGAATTCAACTTTATCAAAGAAGACTTCATCAAATTACTCCAATCAATGAAAACGGGTGCTGAGCGGATCAAAAAAATTGTGCTTTCCCTGCGGAACTTTTCCCATCTTGACGAAGCTGACAGAAAAGCAGCAAACCTCAACCAAGACATTGAGAGTACCCTGATGATTTTGCAACATCGCCTCAAACCCCAGCCGAAGCGCTGTGCGATCGAAGTAATTAGAGAGTATGGAAAATTGCCCCTAGTTGAATGTTACCCCGGTCAACTAAATCAGGTCTTTATGAATCTCCTAAGCAATGCCATTGATGCTTTAGAAGAAAGGCTGCAAAGAGAGCCTAACTTTACACCGCAGATTCGCATCTGTACTGAAGTTAAAAATAATTCTGACAAATCTAATATAAAATCTGCGATCGTTCGTATTGCTGACAATGGTGCGGGTATTTCAGAAAAAGTTAAACAACGTATTTTCGATCCTTTTTTTACTACTAAACCTGTAGGCAAAGGCACGGGATTAGGGCTATCTATCAGTCATCAAATTATTGTTGAAAAACATCAAGGCCGACTGGAATGCTACTCGCAGTTAGGACAGGGAACGGAATTTCTCATAGAGTTTAATTTTTGTGCCTATAACACCGATTCAGTATAA
- a CDS encoding AAA-like domain-containing protein, producing the protein MNVDEALIVVEQEFLSRELSPIERLVFRASWIGQTYTDIALDSAYGLDYIKEIGSKLWNDLSDALGQRVTKKNLHLVLKQYGQNSTAKSNSRMGQVSPREQIARQDSLSSFPQAEIEFPGRPVPLDSSLYINRPPIEELACYEIHKPGCVLRIKAPRKMGKSSLLNRIMAHATTEGYKTVVLDFQEADTAVFTSINKFLRWFCANVSRQLQLTPKLNDYWDEDLGSKMSCKIYFEGYLLKSINSALVLALNEVNRIFEYPEIAQDFLPMLRAWHEQAVQVETWRKLRLVVVHSTEVYLPLKLTQSPFNIGLPLKVPEFSLEQVQQLAMRYELTWAEGEAGMRRLVPLVEMVGGHPYLLSMAFYQLSGKEMTLEELLQKAQEPTGIYSAHLRSLSVMLQEEPELAAAFKRVISSEGSVFVGEVAIYKLESMGLIHLDGDRAKPSCQLYRVYFRNNLKNPNLIDFRLEELEQENVQLQRLSNLDELTQLANRRYFNQYLKTLWQQVEEIPPLSLILCDVDYFKFYNDAYGHLAGDECLQQIANAIRVCVTHPANVVARYGGEEFAVILPQTDAHTAVNVAEEIRAIVKALEIAHDNPDVDGLPDRFVTVSLGVASIKPGSKSSPEMLIAAADEALYQSKRQGRDRVTLHTENT; encoded by the coding sequence ATGAATGTTGATGAAGCTTTAATAGTTGTGGAACAAGAATTTCTCTCTAGGGAACTCAGTCCTATTGAGCGATTAGTTTTCCGTGCGTCGTGGATAGGGCAAACCTATACCGACATAGCGCTGGATTCAGCTTACGGCCTCGACTACATAAAGGAAATTGGCTCTAAGTTGTGGAACGACCTCTCAGATGCTTTAGGGCAAAGGGTGACCAAAAAAAATCTGCATCTAGTCTTAAAGCAATACGGGCAAAACTCGACAGCCAAATCCAACAGCAGGATGGGACAGGTGTCTCCAAGGGAGCAAATAGCCAGACAGGATTCCCTAAGTAGCTTTCCACAGGCCGAAATCGAATTTCCCGGTCGTCCAGTACCGTTAGATTCCTCACTTTATATCAATCGTCCACCGATTGAAGAACTAGCGTGCTATGAAATTCACAAACCAGGATGCGTACTCCGGATCAAAGCGCCCAGGAAGATGGGGAAAAGTTCACTGCTAAATAGGATTATGGCTCATGCTACTACAGAAGGATATAAAACTGTTGTCTTAGATTTTCAAGAAGCTGACACAGCCGTTTTTACATCTATTAATAAATTCTTACGCTGGTTCTGTGCCAATGTCAGCAGGCAGTTGCAACTCACCCCCAAGTTGAATGATTACTGGGATGAGGACTTGGGCAGTAAAATGAGCTGCAAAATTTATTTTGAGGGCTATTTATTAAAATCTATTAATAGTGCCTTGGTTTTGGCTTTAAATGAAGTTAATCGGATTTTTGAGTATCCCGAAATTGCCCAAGACTTTCTGCCGATGCTGCGAGCTTGGCACGAACAGGCAGTACAGGTTGAGACTTGGCGAAAACTGCGGTTGGTGGTGGTTCACAGCACTGAAGTTTACCTTCCGCTCAAGCTTACTCAATCGCCCTTCAATATTGGGTTACCGCTGAAAGTGCCAGAATTTAGTTTGGAGCAGGTGCAGCAGCTGGCAATGCGTTACGAACTTACTTGGGCAGAGGGTGAAGCGGGGATGCGACGCCTTGTTCCTTTGGTGGAAATGGTAGGGGGACACCCCTATTTGCTAAGCATGGCATTCTATCAGTTGTCTGGCAAAGAGATGACATTAGAAGAGTTATTGCAAAAAGCTCAAGAACCAACTGGGATTTACAGCGCTCATTTGCGGAGTCTCTCAGTTATGCTTCAAGAAGAGCCAGAGTTGGCCGCAGCATTTAAGCGAGTGATTAGCAGTGAGGGATCGGTTTTTGTAGGAGAAGTCGCAATATATAAGTTAGAGAGTATGGGGCTAATACATCTTGATGGCGATCGAGCAAAGCCAAGTTGCCAATTATACCGTGTGTATTTTCGGAATAATTTAAAAAACCCAAATTTGATTGATTTTCGCTTGGAAGAGTTAGAGCAAGAGAATGTCCAGTTACAGCGCTTGTCAAATTTAGATGAGTTGACTCAACTTGCCAATAGACGCTACTTTAACCAGTATCTGAAAACATTGTGGCAGCAGGTTGAGGAGATTCCACCGCTATCGCTTATTTTGTGCGATGTTGACTATTTCAAGTTTTACAATGACGCTTACGGACATCTAGCTGGAGATGAGTGCCTACAGCAAATTGCCAATGCTATCCGTGTCTGCGTGACGCATCCGGCGAATGTTGTGGCGCGTTATGGCGGTGAAGAGTTTGCGGTAATTTTGCCCCAAACAGATGCCCATACTGCTGTTAACGTAGCAGAAGAAATTCGAGCGATCGTTAAAGCTTTAGAGATCGCCCATGACAATCCTGACGTTGACGGTCTTCCCGATCGCTTTGTCACAGTCAGTTTGGGGGTGGCGAGTATAAAGCCCGGTTCTAAAAGTTCTCCTGAAATGCTCATTGCTGCTGCTGATGAGGCACTTTATCAATCGAAAAGACAAGGGCGCGATCGCGTTACCCTTCATACAGAAAATACTTGA